Proteins from a genomic interval of Sphingobacterium lactis:
- a CDS encoding AraC family transcriptional regulator yields the protein MEPFRLNYGKYYYVGLYSSFGLSWIIYPLVVLIKGNISDILNLEMKRLYYYFIVMLLILAAIIIPSIMSTLVDDHANKTPLSGNIIYVIMLVGSALIYEYYLQSLKKFMHRGSSGLLGSNSRKSLLPPKRTESLNPAVHSPFQSKILSYLEDKVYLDPDFTVDRMVKDLKIPRPVIVQFFREFFKKNVLKTINTLRIEEVCSELIKKDFDMNIDELALRCGFSSRASFYRNFNNEKQCSPIEYREKHLAKIASS from the coding sequence ATGGAACCGTTCCGACTAAATTATGGCAAATACTACTATGTCGGATTATACAGTTCATTTGGTCTTTCGTGGATCATTTATCCACTGGTCGTTTTAATCAAGGGAAATATTTCGGACATCCTGAATCTGGAGATGAAGAGGCTATATTATTATTTTATTGTCATGCTCCTCATCCTTGCCGCCATTATCATACCATCCATTATGTCAACCTTAGTGGATGATCATGCCAATAAAACTCCTTTATCGGGAAATATCATTTATGTCATTATGTTGGTGGGGAGTGCTTTAATTTATGAATATTATCTGCAGAGCCTAAAGAAATTCATGCATCGGGGATCTTCAGGACTGTTGGGGTCCAATTCGCGGAAATCACTATTACCCCCAAAACGAACAGAATCACTGAACCCAGCCGTCCATTCCCCTTTCCAATCTAAGATTTTATCATATTTGGAAGATAAGGTCTACCTGGATCCGGATTTTACCGTGGACAGAATGGTCAAAGACCTGAAAATTCCGAGACCAGTTATTGTTCAATTCTTTCGGGAATTTTTTAAAAAGAACGTCCTAAAAACCATCAATACCCTACGGATTGAGGAAGTGTGCAGCGAATTGATTAAGAAAGATTTTGACATGAATATTGATGAATTGGCCTTACGATGTGGATTCAGTTCAAGAGCTTCTTTTTACAGGAATTTCAATAATGAAAAACAATGTAGTCCAATTGAATACAGAGAAAAGCACCTCGCCAAAATAGCCTCTTCATGA
- a CDS encoding HEAT repeat domain-containing protein: MNYLQTLKNSGHGLGTVGSLNSLQKSNISQEVFNFLDGGFDHSFCELDQEILQQFFSSKAANGTLPLLTRWVRISENRDFRIFIIQQIARFKQVGCSYILMQILLKEQDIVVKVEIIKTLAHIQYDRVVLQFIKIFQQEAINIQQELIKAIIKLKSEIGIRFLTKYYEESQPSDIRDFIRNSLMEYQIQQRIHVL; the protein is encoded by the coding sequence ATGAATTATCTACAAACACTTAAAAATTCCGGTCACGGTCTCGGGACAGTTGGAAGTCTTAACAGTCTACAGAAAAGCAACATAAGTCAAGAAGTTTTCAATTTTCTCGATGGTGGTTTCGATCATAGTTTCTGTGAATTAGACCAAGAGATCCTTCAGCAATTTTTTAGCAGTAAAGCAGCAAACGGCACATTGCCCTTATTGACGCGTTGGGTGAGGATCTCGGAGAACAGGGATTTCCGAATTTTTATCATCCAGCAGATTGCTCGATTCAAACAGGTGGGATGTTCATATATCCTGATGCAAATCCTCCTCAAAGAACAGGATATCGTCGTGAAGGTAGAAATCATAAAAACCCTGGCACATATCCAGTATGATCGAGTGGTCCTGCAATTTATAAAGATCTTCCAACAGGAGGCCATAAATATTCAACAGGAACTCATTAAGGCCATCATCAAGCTAAAATCTGAGATCGGTATCCGATTCTTAACCAAATATTATGAAGAATCCCAACCCTCAGACATACGCGATTTTATCCGGAATAGCTTGATGGAATATCAAATTCAACAGCGAATACACGTGCTGTAG
- a CDS encoding DinB family protein — protein sequence MASENLEVWMRGPVAGVHPLLQPVAHALLQIEEDFPKLITEAYAPYMWEKPYGMASIAFHLNHIAGVIDRMFTYAAEQPLNEAQFAFLATEGTDTGQSLLQVQENLAHQIQNALQKLTYIDAATLTDTRFLGRKKIPTTQIGLLFHAAEHAMRHYGQLLVTAKVIAGLFLQTEE from the coding sequence ATGGCTTCAGAAAATTTAGAGGTGTGGATGCGTGGTCCTGTTGCTGGAGTACATCCATTGCTTCAACCTGTAGCACATGCCCTCTTACAGATCGAGGAAGATTTTCCTAAGTTGATAACAGAGGCCTACGCGCCCTATATGTGGGAAAAACCTTACGGTATGGCAAGTATTGCCTTCCATCTGAATCACATCGCCGGCGTAATCGACAGGATGTTCACGTATGCCGCTGAGCAACCCTTAAATGAAGCACAGTTTGCTTTTTTAGCTACTGAAGGAACCGATACTGGCCAATCCTTGTTGCAGGTGCAGGAAAATCTAGCCCATCAAATCCAGAATGCCCTTCAAAAACTAACCTATATCGATGCTGCCACCTTAACAGATACGCGTTTTCTAGGCAGAAAGAAGATCCCTACGACGCAAATAGGTCTATTATTTCATGCCGCTGAGCATGCTATGCGCCATTATGGTCAGCTTTTGGTTACCGCTAAAGTCATCGCCGGTTTGTTTCTTCAGACCGAGGAATAG
- a CDS encoding heme ABC transporter ATP-binding protein — translation MIEVKNLRFDVGNRRILNSIDFCAHPGEILSIIGPNGAGKSTLLKLLSKQLKLQTGEIVINNKSLADFNLEELAKFRAVLAQSHQLNINLRVFEVALMGRYPFFANKPAQVDIDVTNQALEEMGLLALRDRSIHHLSGGEQQRVHLARVMAQIAGQQQGILFMDEPITGLDLKYQHIIMDKALQLAQAGVTVISILHDINLAAKYASKILVLKNGQNMGYGIPNDILTAELVSQIYETQVKRIQENSLSYPVFIPL, via the coding sequence ATGATTGAAGTCAAGAATTTAAGATTTGATGTCGGGAATCGACGGATATTGAATTCGATCGATTTTTGTGCCCATCCTGGTGAGATCCTTTCCATTATTGGGCCGAATGGAGCCGGAAAATCAACGCTCCTGAAGTTATTGAGTAAACAACTTAAATTACAGACAGGAGAAATCGTAATCAACAATAAATCGCTCGCAGATTTCAATTTGGAAGAGTTGGCGAAATTTCGAGCGGTCCTTGCACAATCGCATCAGCTGAATATTAACCTTCGTGTTTTTGAAGTCGCCTTAATGGGACGGTATCCATTCTTTGCGAATAAGCCTGCGCAAGTCGATATCGATGTAACAAATCAAGCGTTGGAAGAAATGGGACTATTGGCTTTGCGCGATCGATCAATCCACCATCTTTCCGGTGGTGAGCAACAGCGGGTCCACTTGGCACGGGTCATGGCGCAGATTGCTGGTCAGCAACAAGGGATCCTGTTCATGGATGAACCCATAACCGGTCTGGACCTAAAATACCAACACATCATTATGGATAAAGCTCTTCAGCTTGCTCAGGCTGGTGTAACGGTTATCAGTATTTTGCACGATATTAATCTTGCCGCTAAGTACGCTTCAAAAATCTTAGTCCTCAAAAATGGACAAAACATGGGTTATGGAATACCGAACGATATATTGACCGCAGAGCTGGTCTCTCAAATCTACGAAACACAAGTAAAACGGATACAGGAAAATAGCCTGAGCTACCCTGTATTCATACCACTATAA
- a CDS encoding helix-turn-helix domain-containing protein, with the protein MSNQIVSIKKEYMNQETEMRILKALVDWESQKFFLNPACSITSTSKEIGCNTKYLSFVVNKNKNMDFPNYVNNLRLEYLNQYLREVEEARNFKLTYLAAISGFSSYGKFAKCIKDRTGYSPTQFIVFFDHKTA; encoded by the coding sequence ATGAGTAATCAAATAGTTAGCATTAAAAAGGAGTATATGAATCAAGAAACAGAAATGAGAATTCTAAAAGCCTTGGTTGACTGGGAGTCACAAAAGTTTTTTTTAAATCCAGCATGTTCCATTACTTCAACATCAAAGGAAATCGGTTGCAATACGAAATACCTATCCTTTGTAGTCAACAAAAACAAAAACATGGACTTTCCAAATTACGTGAACAACTTGCGCTTGGAATATTTAAACCAATACCTGCGCGAAGTTGAAGAGGCACGTAATTTCAAATTGACCTACCTTGCTGCGATCTCTGGATTTTCGTCCTACGGGAAATTCGCAAAGTGTATCAAAGACCGTACAGGGTACAGTCCAACCCAATTCATCGTATTTTTCGACCATAAAACTGCTTAG
- a CDS encoding hemin-degrading factor, whose protein sequence is MALTRNDFAVHERRGIYSKASFKGTIGLVVNPDIDLRLFMKNWAFAFAVEDNGRESVQFFDIYGDAVHKIFLTEQSDRKAYLTLVDLFRNPDQHPIKVETKPIVAQVEKLDEDIDVLGFQEGWKRLQDTHDFSSLLRKFELPRLQALRLAPKGFAEQLEVEVIEKFLNLVSSTRIDFMVFVGNKSCLQIHTGKARKIVRTGPWINILDTNFNLHLNDQEIAGVWIVKKPTDQGLVHSIEAYDKEGNIVIQFFGKRKPDIPEDPEWRKVIKEFER, encoded by the coding sequence ATGGCGCTCACACGAAATGACTTCGCTGTCCATGAACGAAGAGGAATATACTCCAAAGCTAGTTTCAAGGGGACAATTGGTTTGGTCGTGAATCCCGATATTGATTTACGGTTATTCATGAAGAATTGGGCTTTTGCCTTTGCTGTTGAGGACAATGGTCGAGAGAGCGTCCAGTTCTTCGATATCTACGGCGATGCTGTCCATAAGATCTTCCTGACAGAGCAATCGGACCGCAAGGCCTATCTCACCTTGGTCGATCTCTTCCGAAACCCAGATCAGCATCCCATCAAGGTGGAAACAAAACCCATCGTCGCACAGGTAGAAAAATTAGATGAAGATATTGATGTGTTAGGTTTTCAGGAAGGTTGGAAGCGATTGCAGGACACCCATGATTTCTCTTCGCTCCTGCGTAAATTTGAACTGCCCCGGTTGCAGGCCCTTCGCCTGGCACCCAAGGGGTTTGCCGAACAGTTGGAGGTGGAAGTCATTGAAAAATTCTTAAATTTAGTGTCTAGTACCCGGATTGATTTCATGGTATTCGTCGGCAATAAATCCTGTTTGCAGATTCATACAGGAAAAGCGAGGAAAATCGTCAGAACGGGACCTTGGATCAATATCCTGGATACTAATTTCAACCTGCACCTCAACGATCAAGAAATCGCGGGTGTATGGATAGTAAAAAAACCGACTGATCAGGGTTTAGTTCATAGCATTGAAGCGTATGATAAAGAAGGGAATATTGTCATTCAATTCTTTGGAAAGCGAAAACCAGATATTCCCGAGGATCCGGAATGGCGAAAGGTTATTAAAGAATTTGAGCGTTAA
- a CDS encoding FecCD family ABC transporter permease translates to MNLKYKRLSIISLLLFLLCSCILSISAGAIEITLDSLWRIGWKQLFAEDLGGFTKQQESVLVAIRVPRVLLGACIGGTLSISGCAVQGMFRNPLAEPGLIGVSSGASLFAVMFIVLGGRFFHELTLLFGYYALSVAAFIGAFLTTFLLYKFSVRNGRTEISSLLLLGIAINALAIAFTGLFTYVATDEQLRNITFWSLGSLGGANWKSLLVILPFQALSIGGLICFGKALNALALGEAQADHLGINSKLINKLIIVLAAIGVGSSVAIAGIIGFLALLVPHLLRITISADHQFLLPGSALLGASFLVLPDLVARTIVIPAELPIGILTAFMGVPMFVIILLQHRKENRLL, encoded by the coding sequence CTCCTGCATACTCTCCATTAGTGCGGGAGCCATAGAAATAACGCTGGATAGCCTTTGGCGAATCGGTTGGAAACAGCTATTTGCCGAAGATCTCGGAGGGTTTACAAAACAACAAGAATCTGTGCTAGTAGCCATTCGTGTGCCTAGGGTACTCCTAGGTGCATGTATTGGCGGAACTTTAAGTATTTCCGGCTGTGCGGTCCAAGGGATGTTCAGAAATCCCTTGGCCGAACCCGGATTGATAGGTGTCTCCTCGGGGGCATCTTTGTTTGCAGTGATGTTTATCGTTCTTGGCGGACGGTTTTTCCATGAACTGACCTTGCTATTTGGCTATTATGCCCTATCGGTAGCTGCATTTATAGGAGCATTTTTGACCACGTTTTTACTGTATAAATTTTCGGTCAGGAACGGACGAACGGAGATTTCCTCCCTCCTCTTATTGGGGATTGCGATCAATGCCTTAGCCATTGCTTTTACGGGGTTATTCACCTATGTCGCCACGGACGAGCAGTTGCGGAACATTACCTTTTGGTCTTTGGGTAGTTTGGGTGGTGCCAACTGGAAATCCCTTTTGGTGATCCTCCCTTTTCAGGCCTTGAGTATCGGTGGCCTAATCTGTTTTGGAAAAGCGTTGAATGCTTTGGCTTTGGGCGAAGCACAGGCTGATCACCTCGGGATCAATAGCAAGCTGATCAATAAGCTAATCATTGTATTGGCCGCGATTGGTGTAGGCTCTTCAGTCGCTATAGCAGGAATCATTGGGTTTCTGGCGCTATTGGTGCCTCATTTATTGCGCATTACCATTTCAGCCGATCACCAATTCCTACTTCCGGGGTCTGCCCTGCTGGGAGCCAGTTTTTTGGTGCTGCCGGATTTGGTTGCTAGAACCATCGTCATTCCCGCGGAATTACCAATCGGTATCCTAACAGCCTTTATGGGGGTGCCCATGTTCGTGATCATCCTATTGCAACATCGTAAAGAAAATCGATTGCTATGA
- a CDS encoding helix-turn-helix domain-containing protein, with product MKKLIYSIIFLCLIPIALLGNDPTFDEKLTQIHSNLVATDAKKAIQLADSLVKVAETDQEKIMSRMMVSLVHKSVGNYALAIKYAKEAENIVDLAGLLELESRCAVLIATIYRDIGIYSTANEYMDKALKNIPYIKNEQNREKIYIVIKQEMAITNILTKDFSKAIELIRDLSPRGIDHKNGTTLSLCARNSLIYGFAMEGAGKPKEAIPHLLEAVHHAKGEKSLTLAQAFLSLAKSHYLLNQLDSTKIYLNKVQPFLNGGRNFRLMVEYLRFNATFQSSIGNSQGANLSLYQLGKLNEQHIRTAELIGNEVITQLEKDLRKVRTDNIILAWLIALSVIIYFLFYFLKIRPIQRYAKQLIASNQQLDTQFSHDLQDRELNGSVGGPEFQMSVETETRLVKKLNQLEQEKFFLEKNITLNALTNTLMTNQKYLSFIIKKYKNQGFSDYIANLRIAYIVDVLRNDTQVLDYKLSYIADMAGFSSHSMFTLAFKSNMGMTPSQFIENLKKEGQN from the coding sequence ATGAAAAAACTAATATACTCCATTATTTTCTTATGCTTAATACCCATAGCCTTGCTAGGTAATGACCCAACATTTGATGAGAAACTTACCCAGATTCATTCGAATTTAGTAGCAACAGATGCTAAAAAAGCCATTCAACTTGCAGATTCCTTGGTGAAGGTCGCTGAGACAGACCAGGAAAAAATTATGTCAAGAATGATGGTAAGCTTGGTTCATAAAAGTGTTGGAAATTATGCATTGGCAATTAAATATGCAAAGGAGGCTGAAAATATTGTTGATTTAGCCGGGTTATTGGAACTTGAATCCAGGTGCGCAGTACTTATAGCAACGATCTATCGCGATATTGGAATCTATTCCACGGCAAATGAGTATATGGATAAGGCCCTAAAAAACATCCCCTATATTAAAAATGAACAGAATAGAGAAAAGATCTACATCGTCATAAAACAAGAAATGGCGATCACCAATATCCTGACAAAAGATTTTTCCAAGGCAATCGAATTGATAAGAGATCTAAGTCCCAGAGGAATTGATCATAAAAATGGAACAACGCTTTCCTTATGTGCCAGGAATAGTTTAATCTACGGCTTTGCGATGGAAGGTGCTGGTAAGCCTAAAGAGGCTATTCCTCATTTATTGGAAGCTGTACATCACGCAAAAGGCGAGAAATCCTTAACATTAGCCCAGGCTTTCCTTTCGTTAGCTAAATCCCATTATCTGCTGAATCAGCTGGATAGCACCAAAATCTATCTGAACAAAGTTCAACCATTTTTGAATGGAGGCAGGAATTTTAGGTTGATGGTAGAATATCTTCGGTTCAATGCTACATTTCAAAGCAGCATCGGCAATTCACAAGGTGCTAACCTGAGTCTGTACCAGTTGGGAAAACTGAATGAACAGCATATCAGAACAGCTGAGCTCATTGGAAACGAGGTAATCACTCAATTGGAGAAAGATCTACGAAAGGTGAGAACGGATAACATCATTCTAGCGTGGCTGATTGCCCTATCCGTAATCATTTATTTTTTGTTCTATTTTCTCAAAATCCGTCCGATCCAACGGTACGCTAAGCAATTAATAGCGTCAAATCAACAGCTTGACACACAGTTTTCCCATGATCTCCAAGATCGAGAACTGAATGGGAGTGTAGGTGGCCCGGAGTTTCAGATGTCCGTCGAAACGGAAACACGCCTTGTTAAAAAACTGAATCAATTGGAACAGGAAAAATTCTTCCTGGAGAAGAATATCACATTGAACGCACTGACGAATACGTTGATGACCAATCAAAAATACTTGTCATTCATCATTAAAAAATATAAAAATCAAGGTTTTAGTGATTACATCGCGAACCTGAGAATTGCCTACATCGTGGATGTCCTTCGAAATGATACGCAAGTATTGGATTATAAGCTTTCCTATATCGCCGATATGGCTGGTTTTTCCTCGCATTCCATGTTTACATTAGCTTTTAAGTCCAACATGGGTATGACGCCTTCTCAATTTATTGAGAATTTGAAGAAGGAAGGACAGAATTAG
- a CDS encoding helix-turn-helix domain-containing protein, which produces MPAINLATEDYIINNNTTHTRNFVQTVQDFFMGVKVLEILLGSICFGLLGQFFLFTADSDFPISLMFGPIMYYSYLILAHGEKRIWILFLHLLPFIGIITSFLLVNEKFYAIYLHFYFITLILSLVVYPSIIIFSGRKGKNPLQIHNLLILELLSILCYVGSFFVFVMYMDRMFELNLELYPRMVVMAILFVCITIVGYYFYQINTNQLLLENNPPEQTEDQVERIRFNEQQIRHYKLMLTQSMEHDKLYLDANLTLEKVAKHVSIPKNHITHFLNYYYATNFYEWLAKYRINHAISLIESGSENLKLEFLANLSGFNSRTTFNRYFKMYMGESPSNYRLRLSK; this is translated from the coding sequence ATGCCAGCTATTAACCTGGCAACAGAAGACTATATTATTAATAACAATACTACGCACACGAGGAACTTTGTTCAGACTGTCCAAGATTTTTTTATGGGGGTAAAAGTACTAGAGATATTATTGGGTTCAATTTGTTTTGGACTGCTTGGCCAATTCTTTTTATTTACGGCTGATAGTGATTTTCCCATATCATTGATGTTCGGACCAATAATGTACTACAGTTACTTAATTCTTGCACATGGTGAGAAAAGAATATGGATTTTATTCTTACATCTATTACCGTTTATCGGGATTATCACAAGCTTTCTTTTGGTCAATGAAAAATTTTATGCCATCTACCTTCATTTTTATTTCATTACGCTGATCTTAAGTTTAGTTGTTTATCCAAGCATTATTATTTTCTCGGGGCGCAAGGGAAAGAACCCGCTTCAAATTCACAATCTATTGATTTTAGAGCTCCTTAGCATCCTGTGTTATGTTGGAAGTTTTTTTGTGTTTGTGATGTACATGGACCGGATGTTCGAATTAAACCTTGAACTATATCCTCGGATGGTCGTTATGGCCATTCTCTTTGTCTGTATTACCATCGTTGGTTATTATTTCTACCAAATCAATACAAATCAACTCCTATTGGAGAATAATCCTCCGGAGCAAACGGAAGATCAGGTCGAAAGAATACGCTTTAATGAGCAGCAAATCCGCCATTATAAGTTAATGCTGACCCAATCGATGGAGCATGATAAGCTTTATTTGGATGCCAATTTGACTCTGGAGAAAGTTGCCAAACATGTATCTATTCCGAAGAATCACATTACGCACTTTTTGAATTATTATTATGCGACCAACTTTTATGAATGGTTGGCAAAATATAGAATTAATCACGCGATTTCTTTAATTGAAAGCGGATCGGAAAATTTGAAATTGGAATTTTTAGCTAACCTGAGTGGTTTTAATTCCAGAACGACATTTAATCGATATTTTAAAATGTACATGGGAGAATCACCTTCCAATTATCGATTGCGACTTAGTAAATAA
- a CDS encoding bifunctional alpha,alpha-trehalose-phosphate synthase (UDP-forming)/trehalose-phosphatase, whose product MLHSKDRSTVKTLIISNRLPIKIERKKSKLKFTASEGGLATGLGSFYKENGSYWLGWPGIIPKNKEEEAYIREELKKLNLIPVFLTEKQIRDYYEGFSNAVLWPLCHYRPSYVELKESYWNAYQEVNQLFAEATAEIVDPSMRIWVHDYQLMLLPMMLREMNESASIGYFHHIPFPPVELFQMLPWREELLRGLLGADLVGFHTFENVDNFLDSCSGIFQNEIDRDNFRLSGRRISVDVFPMGIDYEKYSQQALSPETITYSQRLKNLFKDQKLILSVDRLDYSKGIIQRLNAFELLLNMHPELIGKVVLFMLIVPSRDQVNQYKKLRNEIDRMVGNINSVYGKPGWQPVAYFYHAVPFEILSAHYLAADICLITSLYDGMNLVSKEYIASKQDAPAVLVISEFAGASKELSDALQINPYAVRRTSETLYEAIEMPLEEQAERLSASQEIISKFTVHHWVNLFMERLSEVKEQQQQELARKVKTRVLEAIKDRYAISTNRLILLDYDGTLVGFNKVADKAIPTEQVLTVLDDLSADERNHVTVISGRKYHFLEQYFGNKAYYAIAEHGIWSNYPNHDWHLVPGLQDNWKSEIRDILQRFTDRTPGSLIEEKTHSLAWHYRKVERAFGMRQAQELLRELRHVNQTLNLQLINGDRVIEIKSKQVNKGKAALNLMNQIAPDFILCIGDDATDEDMFLALPANAITIKVGDKQSHAKYYVENYMEVLDLLAFLATE is encoded by the coding sequence ATGCTACATTCAAAAGACCGTTCAACGGTCAAAACGCTTATTATTTCGAACAGACTCCCCATCAAGATCGAACGCAAGAAGTCCAAGTTAAAATTTACGGCTAGTGAAGGTGGGTTAGCTACCGGTTTGGGTTCATTTTACAAAGAAAATGGCTCTTATTGGTTAGGATGGCCTGGCATTATTCCGAAGAACAAAGAGGAAGAGGCCTACATTCGCGAGGAGCTGAAAAAACTAAATCTTATCCCTGTTTTCCTGACAGAAAAACAGATTCGGGATTATTATGAAGGGTTCTCCAATGCTGTCCTATGGCCATTATGCCATTATCGGCCGAGTTATGTTGAATTGAAGGAATCTTATTGGAATGCTTATCAGGAGGTAAATCAGCTATTTGCGGAAGCAACGGCAGAGATTGTTGATCCTTCCATGCGGATCTGGGTCCATGATTATCAATTGATGTTACTGCCGATGATGCTCCGGGAAATGAATGAATCGGCCTCCATTGGCTATTTTCACCACATCCCCTTCCCTCCCGTAGAACTCTTCCAGATGCTACCTTGGCGCGAAGAATTACTAAGGGGATTGCTTGGTGCCGACCTTGTCGGATTCCATACGTTTGAGAATGTAGATAATTTCCTAGACTCCTGCAGTGGGATCTTTCAGAATGAAATTGATCGAGATAATTTCAGGTTGTCCGGTAGGCGTATATCCGTCGATGTTTTCCCGATGGGGATCGATTATGAGAAATACAGCCAACAAGCCCTCTCACCAGAAACCATCACCTACAGCCAGCGGTTGAAGAATCTTTTTAAAGATCAAAAACTTATCCTTTCTGTGGATAGACTGGACTATAGCAAAGGGATAATTCAGCGGTTAAATGCTTTTGAGTTATTGCTCAATATGCACCCCGAGCTTATCGGTAAAGTCGTTCTATTTATGCTGATCGTGCCTTCGCGCGACCAAGTCAATCAATACAAGAAATTGCGGAACGAGATTGACCGCATGGTTGGGAACATCAATTCCGTTTATGGGAAGCCGGGCTGGCAACCGGTCGCATACTTTTATCATGCTGTACCATTTGAAATCCTTTCGGCACATTACTTGGCTGCGGATATCTGCTTAATCACCTCGCTCTATGATGGGATGAATTTAGTTTCCAAGGAATACATTGCCAGTAAACAGGATGCCCCTGCTGTCCTGGTGATCAGTGAATTTGCTGGAGCTTCAAAGGAATTGTCTGATGCTCTTCAAATCAACCCTTATGCAGTTCGACGAACCAGCGAAACACTTTATGAGGCTATTGAGATGCCTCTGGAGGAGCAGGCTGAACGCCTCTCAGCCAGTCAGGAAATCATTTCTAAATTTACGGTCCACCATTGGGTCAACCTCTTCATGGAAAGACTGTCGGAAGTGAAGGAACAGCAACAACAGGAATTGGCGAGGAAAGTAAAAACAAGGGTGCTCGAAGCCATTAAGGACCGGTATGCTATCAGTACGAACCGACTGATCCTTCTGGATTATGATGGAACCTTGGTTGGATTTAATAAAGTTGCCGATAAAGCCATTCCAACGGAACAAGTACTGACCGTGTTGGATGACCTTAGTGCCGATGAACGAAATCATGTTACGGTTATTTCAGGTCGGAAATATCATTTTTTGGAACAATATTTTGGAAACAAGGCTTACTATGCCATTGCGGAACATGGTATTTGGAGCAACTATCCAAATCACGACTGGCATTTGGTACCAGGACTTCAGGATAATTGGAAATCCGAGATTCGTGACATCCTGCAGCGATTTACCGATAGAACGCCAGGATCGCTGATCGAGGAGAAAACTCACTCCTTAGCGTGGCATTACCGCAAAGTGGAGCGAGCCTTTGGTATGCGCCAAGCGCAGGAACTGTTGCGGGAGCTTCGTCATGTAAATCAAACATTGAACCTGCAATTGATCAATGGAGATCGGGTTATCGAAATCAAGAGCAAACAGGTAAATAAAGGAAAGGCGGCACTCAACCTCATGAACCAGATCGCTCCGGACTTTATCCTTTGTATCGGGGATGATGCAACAGATGAGGACATGTTCTTGGCGCTGCCCGCTAATGCCATAACCATAAAGGTGGGTGATAAACAATCTCACGCCAAATATTACGTTGAAAATTATATGGAAGTATTGGATCTGTTAGCCTTTCTGGCTACAGAATGA
- a CDS encoding ChaN family lipoprotein — protein MKKIMLLFCLLVLAFGSQAQEKYKIVDQAGREVALGKIIAEVESKPLVFFGELHGQAEAHALELDLLTAMHQRYPGRVKLGMEMFEADVQPIVNEYFQGFIQEKSFETESRIWTNYIKDYKPLVSYAKSNNIPLLATNVPRRYANSVYHQGLTVLDSLNTYAKQYIAPLPLQVDTTLSIYAEMLQMMPDHKNANLVYAQGVKDATMAHFIEENLQERTIFLHVNGAYHSKRKEGIPTFFKQYPKEKILVIQTLKSADVTDELLKEADYSLIIESM, from the coding sequence ATGAAAAAAATTATGTTGTTGTTTTGCCTGCTTGTTTTGGCCTTCGGTAGTCAGGCACAGGAAAAATACAAAATCGTTGATCAGGCAGGTCGAGAAGTAGCTTTAGGAAAAATTATAGCCGAGGTTGAAAGTAAGCCGTTAGTTTTCTTCGGCGAGTTACATGGGCAAGCCGAGGCACATGCTCTCGAATTGGATCTGCTCACGGCCATGCACCAGCGCTATCCAGGAAGGGTGAAGCTCGGCATGGAAATGTTCGAAGCCGATGTTCAACCCATAGTCAATGAGTATTTTCAAGGGTTCATCCAAGAGAAAAGCTTCGAAACCGAGTCCAGGATTTGGACCAATTACATAAAGGATTATAAACCCTTGGTATCCTATGCAAAATCGAATAATATACCTTTGCTAGCAACAAACGTCCCGCGCAGGTATGCGAATTCGGTTTATCATCAAGGGCTTACGGTACTGGATAGCTTGAATACCTACGCAAAGCAATATATTGCTCCGCTCCCACTACAAGTTGATACGACACTGAGCATTTATGCTGAAATGCTCCAAATGATGCCTGACCATAAAAATGCTAACCTGGTTTACGCCCAGGGGGTGAAAGATGCAACGATGGCACATTTTATTGAAGAAAACTTACAGGAGCGTACCATTTTCTTGCATGTAAACGGCGCATACCACAGTAAAAGGAAAGAAGGAATTCCTACGTTCTTCAAGCAATATCCAAAAGAAAAGATCCTCGTTATCCAAACGTTAAAATCAGCAGATGTGACGGATGAGCTATTAAAGGAAGCAGATTATTCCTTGATTATTGAATCCATGTAA